The region TGGTCCCCAGTTGACAGCACAAATAAAGAAAACCTATGACTGAAAACTCTTCATTATCAGAGTTCAAATTCCTCAACACAACAGATTGAGCTAAGCCCTTTTTCCattctcatcataaactttgagtGAATGCCTTGGAAGAGGGTGGACTTACATTGGCAAACTTGTGTCCGAAGCTGATCCACTCCTTCTCCAGCAGTACCTGGAATCAATCAATCACAAATCAAATGTACtttataaagctctttttacaTTAGCCGCTGTCACAGAGTGGTTTACCTGGAATCCCCTCAGGGTGCGGTAGTGGCTGTCCAGCATCAGCATGGCCAGAGAGGTGAGCTGGGCCGTCCGGTCCCAGCCATCACTACAGTGGACCACCACAGAGTTACCACCCGATATCTTGTCTGCTACTTGGATGGCTCCAGATATGACCAGctagagagcaacagagagagattcACTACAGAGGACCAGCACACCGTTACCCCCCCACTGATCTGCTAGCTGGCCAGCTCCAGGGAGGAGAGGGCTGTGGGAAGTGTGTGTACCCCACTACCTTGATGTGTTCTAGCCAGTGTGTAGACTCCAGACTGGACAGCCAGTGCGACTCCTCTACGTTGGGATAGACGATGTCTTTTAGCTTCTTCAGGGACTCTCTCATCACGTGGATGTTGTGTATGTCTAGAAACACCAGCTCAGCGTTCTGATATGCATCGTCACCCTCGTAACCTCCGCCCGTGGCCTAAAGAGAGGGGATAGACGGCAGAGTTTGAAGAGTCATCATTCATGGACAAAAATGGAGAATCACACACCCCGTttgaaaacacacaaaaaaaatatatgttcttCCCTCTTGACACCATCACTGGCCTGCATGTtataagaatttgttaactgacttgcgtagttaaataaaggttacatttttttatttttattaaacgtGGTTGGATAAATGAAAGTGAGGTTTCACCCATGGAAATGCAGTATTTTATTCTATGGTTTTCACCCTATACGGCTTTCACCAATCCAACACGGTCAGACCAGTGATTacttcaaggagggaagggttcaAACAGTGTTGACTGTAAATGCGTCGGGGTTGTGGTCAGCTGTTGGAACACACTGCAGGTCAGGAAGCTAGTTGTTAAAAGCCTCTATTATATAGATTGCATTCCATATTAGTAATTTGAGTCCAAACATTCCATTTCACTCTGAGCGGGGTGCGGTGGGTGTTGAGTCacactccaaacacacacacacacacacacacacacacacacacacacacacacacacacacacacacacacagtgtagttGCTGTGTCCTCTTAGCTTCTAACTCTACCTCCTCAGTTGTTACTTCTGACACCAGCAGACAATGTAGGAGACAACTAGCAAGAGCCTACAGtgaacaacaaaacaacacacagTCCATCTCTCCATGGAAGACAAACCAAAAGACCTACATCTAGATCAACCCAGAGAAAAAGGGAAAGAACATCATGAAGCCGCTTAGAAGATTCTCTGGGAAGTACTCTTATAAGGAATCCAGAAACGTACCTAGAAAAGTCCCACGTATCTATGAGATCTCTGTCCGGATGATCCATGAGGCCCACACCTACACACCGCTTCCCAGCAGAACCCATGAGACTTATGACTCCTTTTTACACAGACATGACCTTTCGGCTTTTAACCTTTGACCCCTGACCTTGTTGGCGACGGCGTTGACGCTGGGCCGTGCGTCGTAGATGGTGAGCTTGGCGGTGCCGTTAGCCTCCCGGATCAGGTCCAGGTAGCGCTCGTCATCCTTGTTCCTCTTCCCAGACATCCCCACCAGGGGCTGGGAGCAGCGGCAGATAACAGCCTGGTTCTCACGGTGGATCCACGACAGCACCTAGAGGAtgggggggggagacagagggttAGGTAGGTGGGAGTGGGGGTTGGGTCAAAGAGAAAGAACAGAGGGataaagagatgggagagaaaggagaTATGGGTACAGGGAATGAAAGGGGGAAAGGACGGCAggaagagggtgaggagggtgggaTGAGGGGGAAAAGGACTCACAGGTATGCGTCCTCTGGACCTGAAGGTACACACTTTCCTCAGGTCTTCCTCTGTAGCTTTGAATGGAACCACCAGTATGGTGGGGTAGGTGTCGCACAGCTCATAGTTGGCATTGATGAACGTGACACGCCACTTGTCATTGGGTAAGCCCTGGTGACGGGGGAGACAAACAGCCAATTAGAGAAGAGATTGCAGGCTGTGACTCAATCGGAGGCATTATTGGTGAGGTACAGTGCTACATCACTGGTGACGAGGTTGAAGGTAAATGGTTAAGACAAGAGGATTCTAATATCCCACAATGCTTTGCATAAATGAGAATAATCCTAAACAACGGGACTAGCTATGCTAGTTTAACTGCGCTGGTCCCATGAATCGGTTTATTTTCAACAGCTTCGCCGTGGAATGATTAGGTTGTCTTTACCTGGGTATCTTCAAGCGACAGTATTTAAGCAGACTAAGTGACCGTGTTAAAAGCTGGGATATTAGATCTATCCCAACACATACAACCTAGAAGAGTGGCAATCACAATGTAATGACACATTTAGTAAGACAATAAGTCCTACCTGCCGTCTGAACTCTTCCATGGGTTTGTACACACTCCAGCCATTCTCTTCAAATTTCTCTTGACTCAGGTACGCAAACAGAAGCtacaaagagcgagagagaatgggATTGACTTTACCAAGGTTTTATTTGTCAGGCAAACATGGGAGAGCTTCGCTAAGTCAACTgctttttgtgagtgattgttgacTCTTCTCTAATGATGTGCAGGGCTGTCTCGACTAAAAAAATAATATTGGTCGACCGAGAGTCGTCTTCTTTCCACCAATCGATTGGTATAAATCTTAAAACAAGTATTTTTCCACATACACACCatgtttgaataaaatcaactatatgtaggctacagagcttgtctgatgctttaagcactgcGGTTAAAAATGAAGACGCACAAATGACTAAAGAGGGAGCCAGAGGTCAATATAACCGAACCAGAAGAAAACCTgttcctccccccttcctcccgcCGGTCTTCACAGATTCTACCTTTAAGCTCCTCAAGTTTCCAGTAACAGGCTACACCAGCGGTCAGCAACCTTTTCCCATTTGGAGTGCCAagttatcctaccatttctactgatctgcgtgccagttatggttttcatatgcacattttcagtttaatttataataaaaagtcttcatatctcaaaatcaatgtcatgtggttaatcaagattctatctaaatgaaaatgatacaaatctaaaagtaacttctaaTTGTCaacatgtaaaaatagcctacataaagccaacaaataaaaacattgcagcccgcaggtagaaaatatcctgatcaaAATTGTATCAACTTGGTCAGCTGGAAGCTTGGtttagcaaacttgcaacattgtataaaatattctggaccCTCAGTTTCTCACACCAGTGAGCtccggacagagagacacagacgtaGGCTATTTGCCCACAGGATAAgcagtaatcaggtaggcctattatATGACGTTTCCACCTAACCAGAAACACGTTTTTCTCCTTTCATGCTTTCATGAGTGGttatggaaagggagagagcagAACAGATTCTTCAGATAGGCTGCATTGAAGAACTattcattctcaatggatgtaaaaacagactttgtgtacttgctgtttgaggcaaAGAAAACATGACTCTGAGAAGCTCCACATtgatggtgagttaagacaatcagaaatactatcagatccccaaataggCACATTTCTAAGCctccatttgcacacaggccaggtagactagtcctacttctaaaTGTGTAATCAGGTGtgtgtccttactcaacattgtctttgtttggagcgctcctgtcaatgaataaattgacaactgGTAAATGGAATGCAATAAAccaaagctttttgtgtgtagcCTAAGTTATGTGCTCTGTAAACAACCTTGTCCACTTCGACAATGACAGGACTGtaataataaaaaatagaaataataataataataaattgaaTGATCAAGAGAAATTcccgtaaccaaacaaacattgtagattagaaatgatggtaaatgtactactggtgatccTGGTGTGCCTTCTCTgcagcctccacaatggattagtccacacAGACAGGTGTCTCCTCCACACAGACAGGTGTCTCCTGCACACAGACAGGTGTCTCCTCCACACAGACAGGTGTCTCCTGCACACAGACAGGTGTCTCCTGCACACAGACAGGTGTCTCCTCCACACAGACAGGTGTCTCCTCCACACAGACAGGTGTCTCCTCCACACAGACAGGTGTCTCCTCCACACAGACAGGTGTCTCCTCCACACAGACAGGTGTCTCCTCCACACAGACAGGTGTCTCCTCCACACAGACAGGTGTCTCCTCCACACAGACAGGTGTCTCCTGTACACAGACAGGTGTCTCCTGTACACAGACAGGTGTCTCCTGTACACAGACAGGTGTCTCCTCCACACAGACAGGTGTCTCCTCCACACAGACAGGTGTCTCCTCCACACAGACAGGTGTCTCCTCCACACAGACAGGTGTCTCCTCCACACAGACAGGTGTCTCCTCCACACAGACAGGTGTCTCCTGTACACAGACAGGTGTCTCCTCCACACAGACAGGTGTCTCCTCCACACAGACAGGTGTCTCCTCCACACAGACAGGTGTCTCCTCCACACAGACAGGTGTCTCCTCCACACAGACAGGTGTCTCCTCCACACAGACAGGTGTCTCCTCCACACAGACAGGTGTCTCCTCCACACAGACAGGTGTCTCCTCCACacagacaggtgtagacaggTGTCTCCTCCACacagacaggtgtagacaggTGTCTCCTCCACACAGACAGGTGTCTCCTCCACACAGACAGTCTCCTCCACACAGACAGGTGTCTCCTGTACACAGACAGGTGTCTCCAGTGCCATCTTTTAAAATAGATTTACTAAAAATAAAATCTTGCCAGCCCTAGCACAGACAAATAACAGGATACCGCAAACAGATCAACTCTAATAAAGCACTTCTCTTGTACAATCCTAGTTCTTATACAGTTATTAAAAGGCGGTAATGATATCAGGTGAGACTAAAGAAAAAGGTGTGTACGTACCAGACCGTGGGATAGGGGGAAGGCATATTTAAACAGGATATCAAAGATGTCCCTTCTACTGTGGCCCTCCTGCTTCAACGCAAACCTCAGGTTCCTCATGTCCTGTTGGGAAAGACATACATTAACAACCGTTAACATGGACGGACGGACGCGcgttaacacagacacacaaaatgCTGTCAGTACAAAATAAATAGTTGTAATCTTTTTTGATGTCGAAACTTCCTGATCCATGACTGGAAGGAACTTTTCTGTacacaatgttccaacatctcaaTTTCCTACACTCCTGTTTTTATACATAGTGGTTCAGTCCTAGTCTGCTTGTCAGATCTAATTGGACTGAACCACTATGTACGTATATTCATAGGGGTGGTCAGGACCATGACGCAGTATCTGACCTTGCAGGTGATGTCCAGGCCGTATGAGTTCTCCCCTCGACTGGAGGCTCCGCCCATCTTCTCCACCCGGCCAATGGCACCCAGCGGAACATCCAGAGTCACCGCCGGGTCCTGTGATATCACACAAAATACAGATGTGTGAGTGGTCCTGCTGGGAGTCCAGTGATATCACAACAGAATACAGATATGTGAGTGGTCCTGCTGGGAGTCCAGTGATATCACAACAGAATACAGATATGTGAGTGGTCCTGCTGGGAGTCCAGTGATATCACAACAGAATACAGATATGTGAGTGGTCCTGCTGGGAGTCCAGTGAtatcacacagaacacaccaTAGGTGGAAGATGGGTCCTGCAGTGGTTGAATTGAAATAGAAAGACATTGGTATTGTGAGGGCACAAActgatccaggctgtatcacatcaggccgtgattgggagtcccataaggcggtgcaCAAGTGGCCCAGTTTCGTCCGGgtatggccggggtaggccgtcattgtaaataagaatttattcttaactgacttgcctagttaaataaaagataAAAAAATGGTGTAATGTGAAGTATACTCTTGAATACATTTTAGGTAGCTAATATTTCATCTGCAAGATTAAGTGACTTAACTAGCAAAGCATAGGCTTAAATGGTAGACATGGGCCTAGTAGGAGGTGCTAAAGCATAGGCTTAAATGGTAGACATGGGCCTAGTAGGAGGTGCTAAAGCATAGGCTTAAATGGTAGACATGGGCCTAGTAGGAGGTGCTAAAGCATAGGCTTAAATGGTAGACATGGGCCTAGTAGGAGGTGCTAAAGCAAGGCTTAAATGGTAGACATGGGCCTAGTAGGAGGTGCTAAAGCATAGGCTTAAATGGTAGACATGGGCCTAGTAGGAGGTGCTAAAGCATAGGCTTAAATGGTAGACATGGGCCTAGTAGGAGGTGctttttatttcagtttttatttgacCCTCAtcttaccaggtaagttgactgagaacacattctcattttacagaaacaacctggggaatagttacaggggagaggagggggatgaatgagacaattgtaaactggggatgattaggtgaccgtgatggtatgagggacagattgggcatttagccaggacaccagggttaacacccctactctacgataagtaccatgggatctgtagtgaccacagagagtcaggacaccggggttaacacccctactctacgataagtaccatgagatctgtagtgaccacagagagtcaggacaccggggttaaaacccctactctacgataagtaccatgggatctgtagtgaccacagagagtcaggacaccggggttaacacccctactctacgataagtaccatgggatctgtagtgaccacagagagtcaggacaccggcGTTAAAACCCCTActctacgataagtaccatgggatctgtagtgaccacagagagtcaggacaccggggttaacacccctactctacgataagtaccatgggatctgtagtgaccacagagagtcaggacaccggggttaacacccctactctacgataagtaccatgggatctgtagtgaccacagagagtcaggacaccggggttaacacccctactctacgataagtaccatgggatctgtagtgaccacagagagtcaggacaccggggttaacacccctactctacgataagtaccatgggatctgtagtgaccacagagagtcaggacaccggggttaaaacccctactctacgataagtaccatgggatctgtagtgaccacagagagtcaggacaccggggttaacacccctactctacgataagtaccatgggatctgtagtgaccacagagagtcaggacaccggggttaacacccctactctacgataagtaccatgggatctgtagtgaccacagagagtcaggacaccggggttaacacccctactctacgataagtaccatgggatctgtagtgaccacagagagtcaggacaccggggttaacacccctactctacgataagtaccatgggatctgtagtgaccacagagagtcaggacaccggggttaacacccctactctacgataagtaccatgggatctgtagtgaccacagagagtcaggacaccggggttaacacccctactctacgataagtaccatgggatctgtagtgaccacagagagtcaggacaccggggttaacacccctactctacgataagtaccatgggatctgtagtgaccacagagagtcaggacaccggggttaacacccctactctacgataagtaccatgggatctgtagtgaccacagagagtcaggacaccggggttaacacccctactctacgataagtaccatgggatctgtagtgaccacagagagtcaggacaccggggttaacacccctactctacgataagtaccatgggatctgtagtgaccacagagagtcaggacaccggggttaacacccctactctacgataagtaccatgggatctgtagtgaccacagagagtcaggacaccggggttaacacccctactctacgataagtaccatgggatctgtagtgaccacagagagtcaggacaccagggttaacacccctactctacgataagtaccatgggatctgtagtgaccacagagagtcaggacaccagggtatcatcccatctgaaagacagcaatGTCTCCACTCACAGCCCTAGTGCATTGGGATATTgtttagactagaggaaagagtgcctcctcctGGCCcttcaacaccacttccagcagcatctggtctcccatccagggactgaccaggaccaaccctgcttagcttcagaagcaagccagcagtgggatgcagggtggtatgctgctggctaagGTACCAGagtagatggtgtgtgtgttaaaatTAGTGAGGTCAGCATATTGTTAACGTGTTGTCTGGTGTTGCATTACAGAGAGTggagtctacatcccaaatggctccctattcactacttttgaccagagccctgagagccctatggaccctggtcagaaTTAgcatactatatagggaatagggagccatttaggaCAGACTGGAATAAAGAGccttgttgctgctgctgctgtttccctGTAATAACCTACTccatcactgacacacacacagtcaataacacacacCTCTCAGCCTGACTGATGATCTGATAAAGCCAACCTTCAGACCTGCATTTCTGCTACATCTAAGATTATTTaactatcccccctctctctttttctgctcCATAACCATCCCTCCTTTCTCTTTTTCTGCTCCATAACCATCCCTCCTTTCTCTTTTTCTGCTCCATAACCATCCCCCCTTTCTCTTTTTCCGCTCCATAACCATCCCTCCTTTCTCTTTTTCTGCTCCATAACCATCCCCTCTTTCTTTTTCTGCTCCATAaccatccccctttctcttttctGCTCCATAACAATCCCtcctttctccttttctctccataACAATCCCTCCTTTCTCTTTTTCTGCTCCATAACAATCCcccctttctcttttctctccataacaatccccctctctctttttcttctccataacaatccccctctctcttttcgctCCATAACAATCCCTCCCCTCTTTTGCTCCATAACAATCCCCTCTCCCTTTTTCGCTCCATaaccatccctcccctctctttcgctCCATaaccatccctcccctctctttcgctCCATAAcaatccctcccctctctttcgctCCATAACAATCCCTCTCCCTTTTTCGCTCCATAACAATCCCTCTCCCTTTTTCGCTCCATAACAATCCCTCTCCCTTTTTCGCTCCATAACAATCCCTCTCCCTTTTTCGCTCCCTAACAATCCCTCTCCCTTTTTCGCTCCCTAACAATCCCTCTCCCTTTTTCGCTCCATAACAATCCCTCTCCCTTTTTCGCTCCATAACAATCCCTCTCCCTTTTTCGCTCCATAACAatccctctccctttttctccatAACAatccctctccctttttctccatAACAatccctctccctttttctccatAACAatccctctccctttttctccataacaatccctctcccctctccataaCTATccctattctctctttctccatctcaccAACGCCCTCACACCTCTCCAATTGAATTGACTGTTCAAAACACTAGCGGTgccaggagagagacagattaaagaaagagatgagacagagagaagagagagaaaaggatatGGGGTTCCCCTCTTGTTGTTGTGTTGGAGATGAACTTCTTTTGTCTGAAGAGTGGAAGTGAATCTACAAGTGGATTACacctagagcagggtttcc is a window of Salmo salar chromosome ssa18, Ssal_v3.1, whole genome shotgun sequence DNA encoding:
- the LOC106577925 gene encoding myotubularin isoform X1, which gives rise to MTAPHVTLGEVLLPESGAKQTDKIRERRIAVCGACLQKTDRRQKQPPVLIRSQSVEEVLPCRVMASASIPVYNSSNNPLENSSNHNASRESLKMEPLADCSLLPGEERIIDKDIIYICPFSGALKGKVFITNYRLYFKSADADPAVTLDVPLGAIGRVEKMGGASSRGENSYGLDITCKDMRNLRFALKQEGHSRRDIFDILFKYAFPLSHGLLLFAYLSQEKFEENGWSVYKPMEEFRRQGLPNDKWRVTFINANYELCDTYPTILVVPFKATEEDLRKVCTFRSRGRIPVLSWIHRENQAVICRCSQPLVGMSGKRNKDDERYLDLIREANGTAKLTIYDARPSVNAVANKATGGGYEGDDAYQNAELVFLDIHNIHVMRESLKKLKDIVYPNVEESHWLSSLESTHWLEHIKLVISGAIQVADKISGGNSVVVHCSDGWDRTAQLTSLAMLMLDSHYRTLRGFQVLLEKEWISFGHKFANRIGHGDKNHADQDRSPIFVQFIDCVWQMTKQFPTAFEFNERLLVTILDHLFSCRFGTFLYNCESARDTNELRSKTVSLWSLVNSDLSFYQNPFYTPESNRVLYPVASMRHLELWVTYYIRWNPRIRQQQQSPVEQRYIELLALRDEYLKKLEELQLSDSSPNSSHLSNSSTPNAASPTQHVTHLHTPF
- the LOC106577925 gene encoding myotubularin isoform X5, which produces MASASIPVYNSSNNPLENSSNHNASRESLKMEPLADCSLLPGEERIIDKDIIYICPFSGALKGKVFITNYRLYFKSADADPAVTLDVPLGAIGRVEKMGGASSRGENSYGLDITCKDMRNLRFALKQEGHSRRDIFDILFKYAFPLSHGLLLFAYLSQEKFEENGWSVYKPMEEFRRQGLPNDKWRVTFINANYELCDTYPTILVVPFKATEEDLRKVCTFRSRGRIPVLSWIHRENQAVICRCSQPLVGMSGKRNKDDERYLDLIREANGTAKLTIYDARPSVNAVANKATGGGYEGDDAYQNAELVFLDIHNIHVMRESLKKLKDIVYPNVEESHWLSSLESTHWLEHIKLVISGAIQVADKISGGNSVVVHCSDGWDRTAQLTSLAMLMLDSHYRTLRGFQVLLEKEWISFGHKFANRIGHGDKNHADQDRSPIFVQFIDCVWQMTKQFPTAFEFNERLLVTILDHLFSCRFGTFLYNCESARDTNELRSKTVSLWSLVNSDLSFYQNPFYTPESNRVLYPVASMRHLELWVTYYIRWNPRIRQQQQSPVEQRYIELLALRDEYLKKLEELQLSDSSPNSSHLSNSSTPNAASPTQHVTHLHTPF
- the LOC106577925 gene encoding myotubularin isoform X4, producing MTAPHVTLGEVLLPESGAKQTDKIRERRIAVCGACLQKTDRRQKQPPVLIRSQSVEEVLPCRVMASASIPVYNSSNNPLENSSNHNASRESLKMEPLADCSLLPGEERIIDKDIIYICPFSGALKGKVFITNYRLYFKSADADPAVTLDVPLGAIGRVEKMGGASSRGENSYGLDITCKDMRNLRFALKQEGHSRRDIFDILFKYAFPLSHGLLLFAYLSQEKFEENGWSVYKPMEEFRRQGLPNDKWRVTFINANYELCDTYPTILVVPFKATEEDLRKVCTFRSRGRIPVLSWIHRENQAVICRCSQPLVGMSGKRNKDDERYLDLIREANGTAKLTIYDARPSVNAVANKATGGGYEGDDAYQNAELVFLDIHNIHVMRESLKKLKDIVYPNVEESHWLSSLESTHWLEHIKLVISGAIQVADKISGGNSVVVHCSDGWDRTAQLTSLAMLMLDSHYRTLRGFQVLLEKEWISFGHKFANRIGHGDKNHADQDRSPIFVQFIDCVWQMTKQFPTAFEFNERLLVTILDHLFSCRFGTFLYNCESARDTNELRSKTVSLWSLVNSDLSFYQNPFYTPESNRVLYPVASMRHLELWVTYYIRWNPRIRQQQSPVEQRYIELLALRDEYLKKLEELQLSDSSPNSSHLSNSSTPNAASPTQHVTHLHTPF